A single Streptomyces sannanensis DNA region contains:
- a CDS encoding plasmid stabilization protein codes for MPRGSSPKRERQYEHIKESALERGESLDRAKEIAARTVNKERARAGESKSTSRTSLEDMSSGRRGGQRSHKGAQGPTYDQLYAEAKRRNIEGRSRMNKKELERALRH; via the coding sequence ATGCCCCGCGGATCCAGCCCCAAGCGTGAACGGCAGTACGAACACATCAAGGAGAGCGCGCTCGAGCGCGGCGAGAGCCTCGACCGCGCCAAGGAGATAGCCGCCCGCACGGTCAACAAGGAGCGGGCGCGGGCCGGCGAGTCGAAGAGCACGAGCCGCACCTCGCTCGAGGACATGTCCTCCGGGCGGCGCGGCGGACAGCGCTCCCACAAGGGCGCCCAGGGCCCGACGTACGACCAGCTCTACGCGGAGGCCAAGCGCCGGAACATCGAGGGTCGTTCCAGGATGAACAAGAAGGAGCTCGAGCGGGCGCTGCGCCACTGA
- a CDS encoding DUF3040 domain-containing protein, with protein MDGAGLSDHEQRILSEIESDLQGDETLDRRMRTMRWGHPVPHLPTRMPKPSGLTVSLLGALSLTLLIAAVVTTAQALIWAFAVVWAVTVLGAFQLVCCWMKRTGDRGT; from the coding sequence ATGGACGGAGCCGGACTTTCCGATCACGAACAGCGGATTCTTTCCGAGATCGAATCAGATTTGCAGGGTGACGAGACCCTGGACCGAAGAATGCGGACGATGCGCTGGGGGCACCCGGTGCCACATCTGCCGACGAGGATGCCGAAACCCAGTGGCCTCACCGTCTCGCTGCTGGGGGCGCTGTCGCTGACGCTGCTCATAGCGGCGGTGGTCACCACGGCCCAGGCCCTGATCTGGGCATTCGCGGTGGTCTGGGCCGTGACCGTGCTGGGAGCGTTTCAACTGGTGTGCTGTTGGATGAAGCGGACCGGGGACAGGGGCACCTGA
- a CDS encoding STAS domain-containing protein, with protein MAPGVTGKPDGEDTRGPRFTVDVRSGPGTVVLALGGELDHDTAGALRDALTRGITAGADRILVDCSDLRFCDSTGLNALLRGRLAAQNAGIRLELVALQPPVARMFGITGADTVFRVHASLEEALGDRRQR; from the coding sequence ATGGCGCCGGGAGTTACCGGGAAGCCGGACGGTGAGGACACCCGTGGCCCGCGGTTCACGGTCGATGTGCGGTCCGGCCCCGGCACGGTCGTGCTGGCACTCGGCGGTGAACTCGACCACGACACGGCCGGGGCGCTGCGCGACGCGCTGACGCGGGGCATCACGGCCGGAGCCGACCGGATCCTGGTCGATTGCTCGGACCTGCGATTCTGCGACTCCACCGGGCTGAACGCCCTGCTCCGGGGCAGGCTGGCCGCACAGAACGCGGGCATCCGGCTGGAACTCGTCGCGCTGCAGCCGCCCGTGGCCCGCATGTTCGGGATCACCGGGGCGGACACCGTGTTCCGGGTGCATGCGAGTCTCGAGGAGGCTCTGGGGGACCGGCGGCAGAGATGA
- a CDS encoding ATP-binding protein — MDEGLRAQGRTRRLALSGTKGVVGRCRDFSRDALTDWKWIPAADDEQQAVVEDVLLLVSEVVTNACLHAGGPRELMLNCTDERLRIEVTDDSPVHPRPRPSCDASLPGGHGLIVLARLARSWGSTPRGRGKTVWLEVASPLSGVPARGRPRP; from the coding sequence ATGGATGAGGGCCTCCGGGCGCAGGGGCGGACCCGCCGCCTCGCGCTGTCCGGTACGAAGGGTGTGGTCGGCCGGTGCCGTGACTTCAGCCGGGACGCCCTGACGGACTGGAAGTGGATCCCCGCCGCGGACGACGAGCAGCAAGCGGTTGTCGAGGATGTGCTGCTGCTCGTGTCCGAGGTGGTCACCAATGCCTGTCTGCACGCCGGAGGCCCCAGGGAACTGATGCTGAACTGCACCGATGAACGTCTGCGCATCGAGGTCACCGACGACAGCCCGGTGCACCCGCGGCCCCGCCCGTCCTGTGACGCCTCACTGCCGGGCGGCCACGGTCTGATCGTGCTCGCGCGGCTCGCGCGGAGCTGGGGATCGACACCTCGGGGGCGCGGCAAGACGGTCTGGTTGGAGGTGGCCTCTCCGCTCAGTGGAGTGCCGGCTCGCGGGCGTCCTCGCCCGTAG
- a CDS encoding SigB/SigF/SigG family RNA polymerase sigma factor, translated as MSSHPQTGRAAREALAGLPEIPDPLSVSTMDARALSTSLFERLRALEEGTPEYSYVRNTLVELNLSLVKYAATKFRSRSEPMEDIIQVGTIGLIKAINRFDIDREVEFTSFALPTIEGEIKRFFRDTSWAVRVPRRLQELRLDLAKAFDALEQQLDRTPTTAELARRLGISEAEVAEGEQAANGYVARSLDAPVNDDEALSSMTCRLGREEPTLDTIESVESLKPLIAALPERDRIILSLRFCEDLTQSEIGTRLGISQMHVSRLLARTLAKLRSGLLDDDAPSTGEDAREPALH; from the coding sequence ATGTCCAGCCACCCGCAAACCGGCCGGGCAGCCCGTGAAGCACTCGCCGGGCTCCCGGAGATTCCCGATCCGCTGTCCGTCAGCACGATGGATGCCAGGGCGCTGTCGACGTCCCTGTTCGAGCGTCTGAGGGCGCTGGAGGAGGGCACACCGGAGTATTCGTACGTCCGTAACACCTTGGTCGAGCTCAATCTCAGCCTGGTGAAGTACGCGGCCACGAAGTTCCGCAGCCGCAGCGAGCCCATGGAGGACATCATCCAGGTCGGGACGATCGGACTGATCAAGGCCATCAACCGGTTCGACATCGACCGTGAGGTGGAGTTCACCTCCTTCGCGCTGCCCACCATCGAAGGCGAGATCAAGCGCTTCTTCCGGGACACCAGCTGGGCCGTCCGGGTGCCACGTCGACTCCAGGAGCTCCGGCTCGATCTGGCGAAAGCCTTCGACGCACTGGAGCAGCAGCTGGACCGCACTCCGACCACGGCCGAGCTGGCCCGTCGGCTCGGCATCAGCGAGGCGGAGGTGGCGGAGGGTGAGCAGGCCGCCAACGGCTATGTCGCCCGTTCGCTGGACGCACCCGTCAACGACGACGAGGCGCTGAGTTCGATGACCTGCCGCCTCGGCCGGGAGGAGCCGACGCTCGACACGATCGAGTCCGTCGAGTCCCTCAAACCACTGATCGCCGCTCTGCCGGAGCGGGACCGGATCATTCTGTCGCTGCGGTTCTGCGAGGACCTCACCCAGTCGGAGATCGGCACACGTCTGGGCATCTCCCAGATGCACGTCTCACGGCTGCTGGCCCGAACCCTGGCGAAACTGCGGTCCGGCCTGCTGGACGACGACGCGCCGTCTACGGGCGAGGACGCCCGCGAGCCGGCACTCCACTGA